Sequence from the Argopecten irradians isolate NY chromosome 12, Ai_NY, whole genome shotgun sequence genome:
TGGTTACTTTTTAAGGGTGTAAATATATGGGTTCCATATGTGTTATTTAGCCTTATATGAGTTTTGATATTAAAGTCAAGAATATACCGTAAGCTGCAATATGGCTTGACCACATGCAACTTTTctttagatattttgttttcagaatttaaatgaaattatttatttatttacttaaaataaattaggatcaaatattttatacttgtTATTATACATTTACTAATAAAATAGCAATATGTATTACTTAGATCAAATATTAggtattctagatataaatagctatatttattttaatctatttcatgtatttaatttatttttttatttgattttgttatttatttatttgaatcatatatCTTTATTGTTGCCATTCTATACATAATagctatatataattgtatttcacATTTAGAATGTCAGATTTTGTACATTTAGCAGTTTTGGCTATTACACTTTTATTATATCCTCATAAGTCGCCTGGCACAGTGAATTTTATCTGTACCGTCCAGGCTCCAGGGCAAGAAACCAATCTAGGGGTTGACTATAGATTGACTAGATGACTGCCCCTCTCCTAAtcctgtacatgtaattacctataTATGAAGCCAgttcaattaacacaaaaatactgtcattttagtgatatttaaatcaaatcctTATATCTGTTTAAACATATGTTTCTACACATGGAATTTTACctcataatatttgaaatatattttgattgatatattaaagatgctccaccgccggcAGAGCATAAGTGATGTtaatcatttggacaataattgtgtttaattgtgtaccaggtatatatatatatgtctaattaacataacaattaatacaaaataatttagaagctcaaacttttcaatggtgataattggtgtaaactaagtaacttttgtaactgaaggaaaatactaaatcgtctgatcctgtctttgatagtgaaaaactacaatttgtcagtggtggagcatctttaaaatttgatttatctctatatatatctatgataaacatatgaaatctatattgaaattaagcaaaagttgtgtacatttttaaaaaagttATAAACTAAAAGTGATGAcctgtacattaaaataatgtggagtgtcatatataattcatgttgtcaagagacattttaatcataaataggtTTTAGCGtttacacatacacataaaatacagtatttttatcatattcatATCAAGGATTTCTAACTACATATGTgtacatattaatttattttaattgtaatatcTGTCTGCTTtctcccgcattactgttcgtatcctattatgtaatcgtgttcgttttgtatgtcttgataaaggggcagatcgcctcgaaaatttgacaattttgttttgtccacacggttggaattacttccttgtcccatgtAGATGTAACAGGTATACACTGCACCCGTATACATGACTTGTTTACTGTAAACTCTAGGCACACGGGTCTGTCGTTATGGTCACTGGGCCTAGGGCCCTTTTCTCCCTATTTCCCCATCCCACCACCTGAGGTGACACCTTACCTGAGATGATCAGTCAGGCGTCACAGGTATGCCTATTTTCTTTAACCCCAGGGGGTCCATTATAGCATTCAATGCAATTGATAGCATGCTGTGACAGCCTTTGTACCTGATTAGTTTAGTAAAGTCTGTCTACTTGACCCCATGTGGTTTTGTTTCATATACTATTAATAATGATAAACTTATATAGCttcttttatcaaaatacgCTTATTCTTTCAATTGAGAATAATTGTTAAaagattgggtttttttcttctcaaaatgaagataatttATACACGTTGTTTtgtatcttgtttttattttatttatattttttgagaAGATGGAGAGGGGTTTATTAATTATGTACTATATAGTTAAATTTATACTACATGTGTAAATTGCCTCAGGAAATATCCCTTGGGCTCCCTTGGTTTGTTCCTCTTTCTCCCACTTTTTCGAGATGAAAGGAATTATACAAACACTGGAGAACAATGGCACACCAATTATAGTCTGTTCTGATAAAGTACTGACTTACAGGTAgattttttacctgtaattttacAAAAAGTCACAATTCAATTTAACTGTTAATATACCTATTCTGCATTTTATTCCCACttcaaatgttttcatattttatcacaatatcttaaaattttaaatgtaataaaacattaattgttaagagataattaattaaacttaaaacatttaaatatatacaacatatgaaaCTTAAAGCACTGCACTTAAACATTAATTGGAgattatcaattaaaattaaaacatatatatacaacatatgaaaCTTAAAGCACTGCACTTAAACATTGATGAGAGATAactaattaaaatcaaaacatatatatatacaacatatgaaaCTTAAAGCACTACACTTAAACATTGATGagagataattaattaaaatcaaaacatatatatatacaacatatgaaaCTTAAAGCACTACACTTAACATTAATGAgggataattaattaaaattaaaacacacacacatatatatacacatgtacaacatatgaaaCCTAAAGCACGTACTGGACATTAATGAGATGCACATCTTATGAAAGTTTGTTATCATCACTCTAAATGCAGAAGATGGGATGCTGCGTCGATGTACTGTATCACATCCATTGCGCCAGTCTCCAAACGTTCCTTCAGTTGGGTAAGGCGGCTGTCGATGTTTCGGTACCGTTTGGCTCTGGGTCTGGTTTGTCCTCCGGCTGCGTGTTGGATGCGCGTAATCTCGTTGTTGGCCTGGATTTCCTGGAACACACGGATGATGCTGTAGATGTTTGGGTGGGAGTGTTCAACCTTCTTCTTGAGTTTGTTGTGCCATCCTTCTACGTGGTTCGTTGTTCGGGGGCCCTCGGTCTCAAAGTGGTTCCAGAGTGGTTGGTCGCGCTCTATCCACTGTGTAATGACGTAGTCGGTGAATGCGGTGGTGTACTGTGGTACATCAGCATCTTCAAGGTCGTTGAGTGCGTGGAACCAGACATCTTCAATACGGTTTAAAGGGACTAGGGGTAGGGCTGCGGCTCGTCGTACCAGTCGTCTGATGTCGTCGTTGTCGGCGTAGAGTTGTTGAAGTCCGGTTTGCTGGGCTTTCCTCCAAATACACTGcgtgaaatgaaaaaaacatccCTTCAGTGTAGCAGCTGGGAATACGGAGCGAATGGCATTCTGGGCAGCGGTCTCGAAGTCCAGGAAAACAGTAGTTGGGTTGAGTTGGAGGTTCAGTTCCGTCATCTTCGTCTTGAGTAGTGTGAAAAAGCGTTGGTAAGTTGTCTGGGTCTTGCTGGGTAATAAACTGTAGACTAGCGGGTACATCTGATTTCCTATCTGGGCATGAATGGTGTAGATCTGGTGAAACTGGGTCGGACAGGTGTAGAAAGTTCCATCACAGAAGAGAGTATCAGCGTTACATAGGTCGATGAGGTTGCTGGATGTCGCAAAGGCTATGATGCGGGATTGGTCACCATCGTCAAGTAGAAGGAATTCCTCTCCAGCAGTCGTCTGTGTCCACTTTCCCTCGAGATTGATGTCCTGGATGGTCTTTGGTAGTTGAGGAGTCTGGGTGCGTCTGGCGTTGTAGAGTAATGTCTTGGTAGATTGAAATGTTGGTAGGTGTTGGACAGTGGAGAGTGTGTCGTTATTCCAGTCGTGAGTTCGCAGTTTGGTAACCTCTTCTTCGTAGATCCTGGGTATGGGTTTCACCTCCTCCACGCAGCGGGTACGGATGTTCTCCATAATCTCCAGGGCGGTGATCTTAGCGTGGTCCTGAGGATGGTTGTGGAGGTGGCGACCATTTCCTGTAGGGATGTTGTTGCGGGTACTCAGTGAGGCGGGGCAGTCGGGTATTGTGCATCTCCAGTAGGTGCGTTCTCCTCTGTTGTTCTTCACACATTAGATGTAACCATTATAAGCAATGTTCTGTCttccaaatttatttctaaGAAATTTCACCTGAATCTGTGCGTTTGCCATGTTGGTGGTTGATGGGGAACTGTGATAGTCAAACCTCTCTGAtgttcttatatatatacttaaatcATATAGCTTGGATGCTGATCTGAAGACTTTTAATCTTATTATCAAAATCTTAGATGTATTcacttttcaaaaaaaatccATTATATGCCctgataattaaaaacaaaacagctT
This genomic interval carries:
- the LOC138336431 gene encoding uncharacterized protein — its product is MYPLVYSLLPSKTQTTYQRFFTLLKTKMTELNLQLNPTTVFLDFETAAQNAIRSVFPAATLKGCFFHFTQCIWRKAQQTGLQQLYADNDDIRRLVRRAAALPLVPLNRIEDVWFHALNDLEDADVPQYTTAFTDYVITQWIERDQPLWNHFETEGPRTTNHVEGWHNKLKKKVEHSHPNIYSIIRVFQEIQANNEITRIQHAAGGQTRPRAKRYRNIDSRLTQLKERLETGAMDVIQYIDAASHLLHLE